The Verrucomicrobiia bacterium genome contains a region encoding:
- a CDS encoding leucyl aminopeptidase, with protein MEINVQVGKLEELKAEAVYCPVFEGNKIEPDFAAFDKKTGGALARVLSTGDYKEGQTTVVYLNGSIKRAILDWYGKRRYEAEATRCAIGRVVNKANELGLKELTLVYPKALAVSGAEEPTVAMVEAALLANYKMMEYMTTLDERQKSRLKRLNILVASRAVAQRTEKGVNRGRIGAEATILARDLANYPSNYLTPTRYAEIAKSEGKKWGFKVQVLTKAEIEKLGMGALLGVARGSAEPPVFMILEHNPDKPRLDTIVLVGKGVTFDTGGISLKPADKMDEMKQDMSGSAAVLAAVGAAARLNLPVHLVGLMPVTENMPSGTATKPGDILKALNGKTIEVINTDAEGRLILADALTYAERFKPKAVVDIATLTGACRTAFADVCAAVLGTDQRLVDRLKKASAQTFERLWQMPLYDEYDQLIKSQIADVKNSGGRYGGVITATRFLKKFIGDYSWAHIDIASVDLEERGRPYVPKGATGFGARLLLQFVENWAKRN; from the coding sequence ATGGAAATCAATGTGCAGGTTGGGAAGTTGGAGGAATTGAAGGCCGAGGCAGTTTATTGCCCGGTTTTTGAGGGAAACAAAATCGAGCCGGATTTTGCGGCTTTTGACAAAAAAACTGGCGGAGCTTTGGCACGGGTCTTGTCCACTGGTGATTACAAAGAAGGGCAAACGACCGTCGTCTATCTCAACGGCTCCATCAAACGTGCCATCCTCGATTGGTATGGCAAAAGGCGCTACGAAGCGGAAGCGACGCGGTGCGCCATCGGGCGGGTGGTCAACAAGGCGAATGAATTGGGACTGAAAGAACTCACGCTCGTTTACCCCAAAGCGCTCGCCGTAAGCGGGGCGGAAGAGCCGACCGTTGCAATGGTGGAGGCGGCGCTTTTGGCCAATTACAAGATGATGGAGTATATGACCACGCTGGACGAGCGGCAGAAATCCCGATTGAAGCGGCTGAACATTCTGGTCGCTAGCCGGGCGGTTGCCCAACGCACAGAGAAGGGGGTCAACCGGGGACGGATTGGGGCGGAGGCGACGATTCTTGCACGGGATTTGGCTAATTATCCCAGCAATTATCTGACGCCGACCCGCTATGCCGAAATTGCCAAAAGCGAGGGGAAAAAGTGGGGATTCAAGGTTCAGGTTTTGACCAAAGCGGAAATTGAAAAGCTTGGGATGGGGGCGCTTCTCGGGGTGGCGCGCGGTTCGGCGGAGCCGCCGGTTTTTATGATTTTGGAGCACAACCCTGACAAGCCTCGGCTCGATACCATCGTGCTTGTGGGCAAAGGGGTCACCTTCGACACTGGCGGCATTTCGCTCAAACCGGCCGACAAGATGGATGAAATGAAACAGGATATGTCCGGCAGCGCGGCGGTCCTTGCCGCCGTAGGTGCCGCCGCGCGGTTGAACCTGCCGGTTCACTTGGTCGGGCTGATGCCGGTGACAGAGAATATGCCTTCCGGCACGGCCACCAAGCCGGGGGATATTTTGAAGGCGCTGAACGGCAAAACCATCGAGGTCATCAACACCGATGCCGAGGGGCGCTTGATTCTGGCGGATGCTCTAACCTACGCCGAGCGATTCAAGCCGAAAGCGGTGGTGGATATCGCCACGTTGACCGGCGCCTGCCGGACGGCGTTTGCGGACGTTTGCGCCGCCGTCTTGGGCACCGACCAGCGGCTCGTTGACCGGCTGAAGAAGGCCTCCGCGCAGACCTTCGAGCGGCTCTGGCAGATGCCGCTTTATGATGAATACGACCAGCTTATAAAAAGCCAGATAGCGGACGTCAAAAACTCCGGCGGGCGGTACGGCGGGGTTATCACCGCCACCCGATTCCTGAAAAAATTCATCGGCGACTATTCCTGGGCGCATATTGACATCGCCAGCGTCGATTTGGAGGAACGTGGAAGACCGTACGTCCCGAAAGGGGCGACCGGTTTCGGCGCTCGGCTCTTGTTGCAATTCGTGGAGAATTGGGCCAAACGGAACTGA
- a CDS encoding citrate synthase has translation MTKSDHLKVIDSRTGREYSLPIANGTVKAMDLRQIKVSDEDFGLMTYDPAFMNTASCQSKITFIDGDKGILRYRGYPIEQLAGKCTYLEVAYLLIHGELPTKTQLEDWTHNITYHTMLHENIKKFMEGFHPDAHPMGMLVSTIGALSTFYPDARNIHDAESRKLQIYRLIGKMPTIGAYGYRHRLGLPYVYPDNELSYTGSFLNMLYKMTEPKYKPNPVLERALDILFILHADHEQNCSANVMRSIGSSHADPFVAMAGAAAALYGPLHGGANEQVLRMLTEIGSKDKIPEFIKRVKSGEGGRLMGFGHRIYKNYDPRAKIIKETADQVFAVTGRNPLLDIALELERIALEDDYFVKRKLYPNVDFYSGIIYQAMGFPTDAFTVLFAIPRTSGWIAQWQEMLLDPEQKIARPRQVYLGYDKRDFVPIERRG, from the coding sequence ATGACCAAGTCCGATCATCTCAAAGTTATTGACAGCCGGACAGGCAGGGAGTATTCCCTTCCCATTGCTAACGGAACGGTGAAGGCGATGGACCTCCGTCAGATCAAGGTATCCGACGAGGATTTCGGCCTTATGACCTACGACCCGGCGTTCATGAATACGGCGTCGTGCCAGAGCAAAATCACGTTCATCGACGGCGACAAAGGCATCCTGCGGTACCGCGGCTATCCGATCGAGCAGCTGGCCGGGAAGTGCACCTATCTGGAGGTGGCCTATCTCTTAATCCATGGGGAACTGCCCACGAAGACACAGTTGGAGGACTGGACCCACAACATCACCTATCATACGATGTTGCATGAGAACATCAAGAAATTCATGGAGGGCTTCCACCCCGACGCGCATCCAATGGGAATGCTCGTCAGCACGATTGGGGCGCTCTCGACGTTCTATCCGGACGCACGCAACATCCACGATGCGGAGTCGCGCAAGTTGCAGATCTACCGGCTCATCGGGAAAATGCCGACAATCGGCGCCTACGGATACCGCCACCGACTGGGACTCCCGTACGTGTACCCGGACAACGAACTAAGCTACACCGGCAGCTTCCTGAACATGCTGTACAAGATGACGGAGCCCAAGTACAAGCCGAATCCGGTTCTCGAACGGGCCCTCGACATCCTGTTTATCCTGCACGCGGACCATGAGCAGAACTGCAGCGCAAACGTCATGCGGAGCATCGGCAGCTCGCATGCCGACCCGTTTGTGGCGATGGCCGGCGCGGCCGCGGCGCTGTATGGGCCCCTCCACGGCGGCGCCAACGAGCAGGTCTTGCGCATGCTGACGGAGATCGGCTCGAAGGACAAAATTCCGGAGTTCATCAAGCGCGTGAAATCGGGCGAGGGCGGGCGTTTGATGGGATTTGGGCACCGTATCTACAAGAACTACGATCCGCGCGCCAAGATCATCAAGGAGACGGCCGACCAGGTGTTCGCGGTGACCGGCCGCAATCCGCTGCTCGACATTGCACTCGAGCTTGAACGGATCGCACTCGAGGATGATTATTTCGTAAAGCGAAAGCTCTATCCCAACGTCGACTTCTACTCGGGCATCATCTATCAGGCCATGGGATTTCCCACCGATGCGTTCACGGTGCTGTTCGCCATCCCGCGGACATCGGGCTGGATCGCCCAGTGGCAGGAGATGCTCCTCGACCCGGAGCAGAAAATCGCCCGCCCGCGCCAGGTGTATCTCGGTTACGACAAGCGCGATTTTGTTCCAATTGAGCGTCGGGGATAA
- a CDS encoding T9SS type A sorting domain-containing protein, producing MHRLQAGIIGLILSGSLIALAEPAPVKYLTGQTEAGQPHLYWFGAAAVENPIEFDDGVPNVFANVSDFHTDNQALIRVQSFLPSQPILISEIKALVAPSTGSDSSMFILSVRRDTGSSVPGEYLFLDTVAIDWNGQSSFWASAEPFVSLFEEGDFWAGLQWMPATPSNPLLGRDYSDPGPTSYICTLGVCSPPYLGLWMIRAKVMHNDSAAEAADGFRVYRGVDSNSIINIATVGPGQFDYLDSPPTSGVYFYRVSRLENGVESPMSKAIQLTASPTSVEGKETGKHAFLLSEPFPNPTSAGVLFTTRTDKQMELGFSIYNLLGQKVYSRPAAGYPAGEHRFFWDGQEGSGRRLPSGMYLLRFQAGEEVLVKKITLLR from the coding sequence ATGCACCGGTTGCAGGCAGGAATAATCGGATTAATCCTCTCGGGTTCTCTAATTGCCCTTGCCGAGCCGGCTCCCGTTAAATACCTGACCGGACAGACAGAAGCCGGACAGCCGCACTTGTACTGGTTCGGCGCGGCGGCGGTGGAAAACCCCATTGAATTTGATGATGGAGTCCCGAACGTTTTTGCCAATGTGTCCGATTTCCATACCGACAATCAGGCCTTGATTCGGGTTCAATCGTTCCTCCCATCGCAACCAATTTTAATTTCAGAGATTAAAGCATTGGTTGCTCCGAGCACCGGAAGTGATAGTTCCATGTTTATCCTTTCCGTCCGGAGGGACACCGGTTCGTCCGTCCCAGGGGAATATCTGTTCTTGGATACCGTTGCCATCGACTGGAACGGCCAGTCGTCCTTCTGGGCAAGCGCGGAGCCATTTGTTTCTCTGTTCGAAGAAGGGGATTTTTGGGCCGGATTGCAATGGATGCCTGCGACACCTTCCAATCCTCTGCTTGGCCGCGATTATTCCGATCCGGGACCCACCTCCTACATTTGCACGCTGGGGGTATGCAGTCCACCTTATTTAGGGCTGTGGATGATTCGAGCTAAGGTAATGCACAACGATTCAGCAGCTGAAGCAGCCGACGGCTTTCGGGTTTATCGTGGGGTTGATTCAAATTCAATTATAAACATCGCGACAGTCGGGCCGGGACAATTTGACTATTTGGATTCCCCGCCGACTTCGGGAGTGTACTTTTACCGGGTCAGCCGATTGGAAAATGGAGTTGAAAGCCCCATGTCCAAAGCCATTCAATTGACAGCTTCACCTACATCTGTTGAGGGTAAAGAAACTGGAAAACACGCTTTTCTGCTCTCCGAGCCGTTTCCCAATCCAACCTCGGCGGGGGTACTTTTCACGACGCGGACGGACAAACAAATGGAGTTGGGATTTTCGATTTACAACCTGCTCGGACAGAAGGTGTATTCCAGACCGGCGGCCGGGTATCCGGCCGGGGAGCATCGGTTTTTCTGGGACGGGCAGGAAGGTTCCGGCCGACGGCTTCCCTCCGGGATGTACCTCCTCCGCTTCCAAGCCGGGGAGGAAGTTTTGGTCAAAAAGATAACGCTACTCCGTTAA
- a CDS encoding ubiquinol-cytochrome c reductase iron-sulfur subunit, protein MEELGRRDFFGLMAKGLGAFVTALLAVPLGGFVLSPVLRKETEGSWVSLGSADKFASERPVRVEYSYEKQDGWMKTKVSRYAFVVQRPEGLAVFSPVCTHLGCSVGWNEEKKHFNCPCHGGVYDAAGKVLSGPPPKPLTQFETKVEEGKLFIRVA, encoded by the coding sequence ATGGAAGAGTTAGGACGGCGGGATTTTTTTGGCTTGATGGCGAAGGGGTTGGGGGCTTTTGTAACAGCGCTTTTGGCCGTGCCGCTCGGCGGTTTCGTGTTAAGCCCCGTTTTGCGCAAGGAAACCGAGGGCAGTTGGGTCTCACTCGGCAGTGCCGACAAGTTCGCATCCGAACGGCCTGTCCGCGTCGAATATTCCTACGAAAAGCAGGACGGCTGGATGAAAACGAAAGTCAGCCGGTATGCCTTCGTCGTCCAGCGTCCGGAGGGACTGGCCGTTTTCTCCCCCGTCTGCACCCACTTGGGCTGTTCGGTCGGCTGGAACGAGGAGAAAAAACATTTCAACTGCCCCTGCCATGGCGGGGTGTATGATGCGGCGGGAAAAGTTCTCTCTGGCCCACCGCCCAAGCCCTTGACGCAATTTGAAACGAAAGTGGAAGAGGGCAAACTGTTCATTCGCGTTGCATAA
- a CDS encoding cytochrome b N-terminal domain-containing protein: MKKLYRFLDERLGLEAFANFWLRKLLPPSTNWLFTLGGAALFLFAVQIATGIFLALYYAPTPDGAHASVTYIQEKVLFGKIIRGIHNWAASFLMVIVPLHLLRVFFWGAYKKPRELTWIFGVCLFLLTAAFAFTGYLLPWDQKGYWATVVGTNMMGLVPVVGEYILKIVRGGMELGALALTRFYAVHVLILPVLLIFFLGLHLFLISKHGSAGSWDESRNDLSKGFPFYPKQAGRDLAISFALISALLILAWKIGAPLDEPADPADETYIPRPDWYFLFLFQLLKYFPGKWEIFGALVIPGVFVTLLLLLPFIDKKPRKAPYRRPLALLFGGGAVFAFVFLTLLAVKEDLKIRAEQAEAARFDPAWAQEGEKLFTDNGCDGCHLEGGRKTGTGPSLIGSARRHPQEWLIQHFKDPKSVSPGSTMPKFDYLREEEMIKLIHYIKSLKKIPPN, encoded by the coding sequence ATGAAAAAACTGTATCGTTTTCTGGATGAACGGCTGGGCTTGGAAGCGTTTGCCAATTTCTGGCTGCGCAAACTTTTGCCCCCTTCCACTAACTGGCTTTTTACGCTGGGAGGTGCGGCGCTTTTTCTTTTTGCCGTCCAGATAGCCACCGGCATTTTTTTAGCCCTCTATTACGCCCCGACGCCAGACGGAGCACACGCCTCCGTCACTTACATTCAGGAAAAAGTGCTCTTCGGAAAAATCATCCGGGGCATCCACAACTGGGCGGCGTCGTTTTTGATGGTCATCGTGCCGTTGCATTTACTGCGGGTTTTCTTCTGGGGAGCTTACAAAAAGCCGCGCGAGCTGACCTGGATTTTCGGCGTGTGTCTTTTTCTTTTGACCGCTGCCTTTGCCTTCACCGGCTATCTTTTGCCGTGGGACCAGAAAGGATATTGGGCCACCGTGGTCGGAACCAATATGATGGGGTTGGTGCCGGTTGTTGGGGAGTATATCCTGAAAATCGTGCGGGGCGGGATGGAATTGGGCGCTTTGGCTTTGACCCGCTTCTACGCCGTCCATGTGCTTATCCTTCCGGTGCTTCTGATATTCTTTCTCGGGTTGCACCTCTTTTTGATTTCCAAACACGGCTCGGCTGGAAGCTGGGATGAAAGCAGAAACGATTTATCCAAAGGTTTTCCCTTTTATCCCAAGCAGGCGGGGCGGGATTTGGCGATTTCGTTTGCACTGATTTCCGCCCTGTTGATTCTGGCTTGGAAAATTGGCGCGCCGTTGGATGAGCCGGCCGACCCGGCGGACGAAACCTACATCCCCCGGCCGGATTGGTATTTTTTGTTTTTGTTTCAATTGCTGAAATATTTTCCCGGGAAGTGGGAAATATTCGGCGCCCTTGTGATTCCCGGCGTTTTTGTTACGCTTCTTTTGCTTTTGCCGTTCATTGATAAAAAACCGCGCAAAGCCCCGTACCGCCGTCCGCTGGCGTTGCTTTTTGGCGGCGGAGCGGTTTTTGCCTTTGTGTTTTTGACCCTGCTTGCCGTCAAGGAGGATTTGAAAATCCGGGCCGAGCAGGCGGAGGCGGCCCGGTTCGACCCTGCATGGGCGCAGGAGGGTGAGAAACTTTTTACCGATAACGGTTGCGACGGCTGTCATCTGGAAGGGGGAAGGAAGACGGGAACCGGGCCGTCCTTAATCGGCTCCGCCCGGCGGCATCCGCAGGAGTGGTTAATCCAACACTTTAAGGACCCGAAATCCGTTTCTCCCGGTAGCACCATGCCCAAGTTTGATTACCTACGGGAGGAGGAGATGATTAAGCTGATACATTACATAAAGAGCTTGAAAAAGATTCCGCCAAACTGA
- a CDS encoding tyrosine phenol-lyase: MRHLPEPFKIKVVEPIKITTRAYRQEAIREAGYNTFLLKSEDVYIDLLTDSGTSAMSDAQWAALQMGDEAYAGSRNFYDLEKAVREVYSYRYFVPTHQGRAAEHIMSKLLIKPGDYVPGNMYFTTTRLHQELAGGKFVDVIIDEAHDPYSPHPFKGNVDLAKLQRLVEEVGAKKIPYVSYETCVNMAGGQPVSMANLKELRAFCNRYGIKIMLDNTRTVENAYFIQQREEGYSRKSIKEIVYELCSYTDGCTCSAKKDGLVNIGGFLAMNDEDFYIQAKEQCVIYEGLHTYGGMSGRDMAALAQGIRESVATDEYIRYRVEQTHYFGQLLLEAKIPHVIPHGGHAIFLDAKAFLPHLSQEQLPAQSLAAAIYVETGVRAMERGIVSAGRDPVTGENRKPKLELVRLTLPQRVYTQSHLDYVAEGIIELYKNREKIKGLRFVFEPKALRFFQARFEPVETVRVGRLEDGAVATRK; this comes from the coding sequence ATGAGACATCTTCCCGAGCCGTTTAAAATCAAAGTCGTCGAGCCCATCAAAATCACCACCCGCGCCTACCGCCAAGAGGCTATCCGGGAAGCCGGTTATAACACGTTTTTGCTGAAAAGCGAGGATGTTTACATCGATTTGCTAACCGACAGCGGCACGTCCGCCATGAGCGACGCCCAGTGGGCGGCTTTGCAAATGGGGGATGAGGCGTATGCCGGCAGCCGGAACTTTTACGATTTGGAAAAGGCCGTGCGCGAAGTATACAGCTACCGCTACTTCGTCCCCACCCATCAGGGACGGGCGGCGGAGCATATCATGTCAAAGCTTTTGATCAAACCGGGGGACTATGTCCCCGGCAACATGTATTTCACCACCACCCGGTTGCATCAGGAACTGGCGGGAGGGAAATTTGTGGATGTCATCATCGACGAGGCGCACGATCCGTACAGCCCGCACCCCTTTAAGGGGAATGTCGATTTGGCCAAGCTGCAGCGGCTGGTGGAAGAAGTGGGAGCCAAGAAGATTCCCTACGTCAGTTACGAAACCTGTGTCAACATGGCTGGCGGACAGCCGGTTTCGATGGCGAATCTCAAAGAGCTGCGGGCTTTTTGCAACCGGTATGGAATAAAAATTATGCTGGACAACACCCGCACGGTGGAAAACGCCTATTTCATCCAGCAGCGGGAAGAGGGATACAGCCGGAAATCCATAAAAGAAATCGTGTACGAACTCTGTTCGTATACGGACGGCTGCACCTGTTCGGCCAAGAAGGACGGGCTGGTCAACATCGGCGGATTTCTGGCGATGAATGACGAGGATTTTTACATCCAAGCCAAGGAGCAGTGCGTCATTTATGAAGGGCTGCACACCTACGGGGGGATGAGCGGGCGGGACATGGCGGCTTTGGCGCAGGGGATTCGGGAATCGGTGGCAACGGACGAGTACATCCGTTACCGGGTGGAGCAGACCCATTATTTTGGACAGCTTTTGCTGGAAGCAAAAATTCCCCACGTCATCCCGCACGGGGGGCATGCCATCTTTTTGGACGCAAAGGCGTTTTTGCCCCATCTTTCGCAAGAACAGCTCCCGGCCCAGTCGCTGGCGGCGGCCATTTATGTGGAGACCGGCGTGCGGGCGATGGAGCGGGGGATTGTTTCGGCCGGACGCGACCCGGTTACGGGAGAAAACCGCAAGCCGAAGCTGGAGCTGGTGCGGCTGACCCTTCCACAGCGCGTGTACACGCAAAGTCATTTGGATTACGTGGCGGAAGGAATTATTGAACTCTACAAAAACCGGGAAAAGATCAAAGGGTTGCGATTTGTTTTTGAACCGAAAGCCCTGCGCTTCTTTCAAGCCCGCTTTGAGCCGGTGGAGACCGTCCGTGTGGGACGCTTGGAGGACGGCGCCGTTGCGACAAGGAAATAG
- a CDS encoding RtcB family protein, whose protein sequence is MKMKISEVEPGVWEIPPTEKPGMRVPARIIATKELINTMDEGVFNQVTNVACLPGIVKYALCMPDGHWGYGFPIGGVAAFDLKEGVISPGGIGFDINCGMRLVRTNLVLQQVEPILEKLMDTLFELVPAGVGCKGLLKLNKKEFAEVVEEGIPWALRRGYGWPEDVNFIEQGGGLPGANPEKVSEKALSRGMEQLGTLGSGNHYLEVQVVKEENVFDWETAKKFGIDRPNQIVVMIHCGSRGFGHQVATDYLRVFEKAMPKYGITVIDRELGCAPFSSPEGKDYHAAMLCAANAAFVNRQMIIHRIREGFEKVFKKSAWELGMHTVYDVAHNIAKVEEYETNGHPKRLLVHRKGATRSFGPGDPELCPVYREIGQPVIVGGSMETGSYLLVGTKKAHEMTFGSTLHGSGRTMSRTQAKKKIHGRQLQEDMRKRGILVKTVSYTGLAEEAGLAYKDIAAVVDAVHQIGISRKVVRLKPIGNIKG, encoded by the coding sequence ATGAAAATGAAAATTTCCGAAGTCGAGCCGGGGGTTTGGGAAATCCCCCCCACGGAAAAGCCGGGAATGCGGGTGCCGGCGCGAATTATCGCCACCAAAGAACTCATTAACACGATGGATGAAGGGGTCTTCAACCAGGTGACCAACGTGGCTTGTTTGCCCGGGATCGTCAAATACGCGCTTTGCATGCCGGACGGCCACTGGGGATACGGCTTTCCAATCGGCGGGGTGGCCGCCTTCGATTTGAAGGAAGGGGTGATTTCTCCGGGAGGCATTGGTTTCGACATCAACTGCGGGATGCGCCTCGTCCGCACAAACCTTGTTTTGCAACAGGTCGAGCCGATTTTGGAAAAGCTGATGGATACCCTCTTTGAGCTCGTCCCGGCCGGTGTAGGATGCAAAGGGCTGTTGAAGCTGAATAAAAAGGAGTTCGCCGAAGTGGTGGAAGAAGGGATCCCCTGGGCTCTCCGCCGGGGGTACGGCTGGCCGGAGGACGTGAATTTCATCGAACAGGGGGGTGGGCTGCCGGGGGCCAACCCTGAAAAAGTGAGCGAAAAGGCGCTTTCGCGGGGAATGGAGCAATTAGGCACCCTCGGCTCCGGCAATCATTACCTCGAAGTGCAGGTGGTGAAGGAAGAAAACGTTTTTGACTGGGAAACGGCCAAAAAATTCGGCATAGACCGCCCCAATCAAATTGTGGTGATGATTCACTGCGGCTCCCGGGGCTTCGGCCATCAGGTCGCCACCGATTATCTGCGGGTGTTCGAAAAGGCGATGCCCAAATATGGCATCACCGTCATCGACCGGGAATTGGGCTGCGCCCCCTTCAGCTCTCCCGAAGGAAAGGATTATCACGCGGCGATGCTCTGCGCCGCCAACGCCGCCTTTGTCAACCGGCAGATGATTATCCATCGCATCCGGGAAGGGTTTGAAAAGGTTTTTAAAAAGTCGGCCTGGGAATTGGGGATGCATACCGTGTATGACGTGGCGCATAACATTGCCAAAGTCGAGGAGTACGAAACAAACGGCCACCCCAAAAGACTGCTTGTGCACCGCAAGGGGGCCACCCGTTCTTTTGGCCCCGGCGACCCGGAGCTTTGTCCCGTCTACCGCGAAATCGGCCAGCCGGTCATTGTCGGCGGTTCCATGGAGACCGGTTCCTACCTTTTGGTTGGAACTAAAAAAGCCCATGAGATGACCTTCGGTTCCACCCTGCATGGCTCCGGGCGGACCATGTCCCGCACACAGGCCAAAAAAAAGATCCACGGGCGGCAACTGCAAGAGGATATGCGAAAGCGGGGGATTTTGGTCAAAACCGTTTCTTATACCGGATTGGCGGAAGAGGCCGGACTGGCCTATAAGGACATCGCCGCCGTGGTGGATGCCGTGCACCAAATCGGCATTTCACGCAAGGTGGTGCGCTTAAAGCCGATTGGCAATATCAAGGGGTAA
- a CDS encoding archease, whose translation MGRYEFIPGVAIADLAFEVHAESLNELFSLSAQALFDAMVELQDVRPEHEVRISLTAEKLDNLLFDWLAELVYQKDLDAQLFSRFEVSIDENRNCKLEATVRGEPIDPARHQLKTDVKAITYHMFKLEKKENGYYARVVLDT comes from the coding sequence ATGGGACGTTACGAATTCATCCCCGGCGTGGCGATTGCCGATTTGGCCTTTGAAGTTCATGCCGAAAGCCTAAATGAGTTGTTTTCCCTTTCCGCCCAGGCACTTTTTGACGCGATGGTGGAGTTGCAGGATGTCCGTCCAGAACACGAAGTCAGGATTTCCCTTACCGCCGAAAAGCTGGACAACCTGCTTTTTGACTGGCTGGCGGAGCTGGTCTATCAAAAAGACCTCGACGCCCAGCTATTTTCCCGATTTGAAGTTTCCATAGACGAAAATCGGAACTGTAAATTGGAGGCCACCGTCCGGGGAGAACCGATTGACCCCGCCCGGCACCAGCTAAAAACGGATGTCAAGGCGATAACCTACCACATGTTCAAACTGGAAAAGAAAGAAAACGGCTATTACGCCCGGGTGGTTTTGGACACATGA
- a CDS encoding cysteine synthase family protein produces the protein MQTAENILELAGGTPLVKIQKLNPYQHLTILAKLEMFNPGGSVKDRMAFHILSRAEKEGRIKPGDTLVDNTSGNTGIGMAIFAAVKGYRAVLTIPDRMSEEKINLVRAYGAEVVTCPSDVPIADPESAYSRADEIARRSGGFRLNQYHNQANPEAHYLTTGPEIWEQTDGKVDVFIAGIGTGGTLSGTGRFLKEKNRNIRVIAVDPKGSVFKSYIEKGVEIRPSSYKLEGIGSEMVTEALDTSIIDEVVEVEDGAAFRLTRELARSEGVLAGGSSGAALWACLESGKKLTGPAVMVTVFPDTGLRYLSRYFNDEWMEASGYLTKKQTKTSLVR, from the coding sequence ATGCAAACGGCTGAAAACATCCTGGAACTGGCTGGTGGAACGCCTCTGGTCAAAATTCAAAAATTAAACCCGTATCAACATCTGACCATTCTGGCCAAACTGGAAATGTTCAATCCGGGGGGATCGGTCAAGGACCGGATGGCCTTCCACATCCTCTCCCGGGCAGAGAAAGAGGGACGTATCAAACCGGGGGACACTCTGGTGGACAACACCTCTGGAAACACCGGTATCGGAATGGCGATCTTTGCCGCCGTAAAAGGGTACCGGGCGGTTTTGACCATTCCGGACCGGATGAGCGAGGAGAAAATCAATCTCGTGCGGGCCTACGGGGCGGAGGTGGTGACCTGCCCATCGGACGTGCCGATTGCCGACCCGGAAAGCGCCTATTCCCGGGCGGACGAAATAGCCCGGCGGAGTGGCGGGTTCCGGCTGAACCAGTACCACAACCAAGCCAACCCGGAAGCCCACTACCTGACCACCGGGCCGGAAATTTGGGAGCAAACGGATGGAAAGGTGGATGTCTTTATCGCCGGCATCGGCACGGGCGGCACCCTGTCCGGAACCGGGCGGTTTCTTAAAGAAAAAAACCGGAATATCAGGGTAATTGCCGTCGACCCGAAAGGGTCAGTTTTCAAGTCCTACATAGAAAAAGGGGTTGAAATCCGGCCAAGTTCGTATAAATTAGAGGGTATTGGGTCCGAGATGGTAACGGAAGCATTGGACACAAGCATCATAGATGAAGTGGTGGAGGTGGAGGATGGAGCGGCTTTTCGGCTGACCCGGGAGCTGGCTCGATCGGAAGGAGTACTGGCAGGCGGCTCGTCCGGCGCCGCCCTTTGGGCCTGTTTGGAATCCGGAAAAAAATTGACGGGGCCAGCCGTCATGGTCACGGTCTTTCCGGATACCGGGCTTAGATACCTCTCACGGTATTTTAACGATGAATGGATGGAGGCCTCCGGCTACTTGACAAAAAAACAAACAAAAACTTCGTTGGTGCGTTAG
- a CDS encoding DUF1573 domain-containing protein, with amino-acid sequence MKRVFFTALLAVLVFGLVIAQEQPQQNIKAGRLEISQKSWDFGFIPRGAKVTHNFLLKNVGNDTLRITNVRKSCGCTAAPLRKTVLSPGDTTQLEVTFSSGSYQGPVSKAVYVESNDPIEPFIDVTFLANVSVPSTLLAFDPFFIKFDTIRQLPVRASVKVTNIDSQAVSFSIAEQPMDYVDLKARKKKLAPGKEAEIEIVLDKAPPAGEFGTSFTVVCDDQKKSRFSIPIQGFYVSPK; translated from the coding sequence ATGAAAAGGGTTTTCTTTACGGCTTTATTGGCGGTCTTGGTTTTCGGCTTGGTGATTGCCCAGGAGCAGCCCCAGCAGAACATCAAGGCCGGACGATTGGAGATTTCCCAGAAAAGCTGGGATTTTGGTTTCATTCCGCGGGGCGCCAAGGTCACCCATAATTTCCTTTTGAAAAACGTGGGGAACGACACGTTGAGAATCACCAACGTGCGTAAAAGCTGCGGCTGTACGGCGGCCCCTCTGCGCAAGACCGTCCTTTCCCCCGGGGACACCACTCAGCTGGAAGTAACCTTCAGTTCCGGCAGTTACCAGGGCCCCGTTTCCAAGGCCGTATATGTCGAATCCAACGACCCGATTGAGCCGTTCATCGACGTCACTTTTTTGGCCAACGTTTCTGTTCCCTCAACCCTTTTGGCCTTCGATCCGTTTTTCATCAAGTTTGACACCATTCGCCAGCTCCCGGTACGGGCCTCGGTCAAGGTGACCAACATCGATTCCCAGGCCGTCAGCTTCAGCATTGCCGAACAGCCGATGGACTATGTGGATTTGAAGGCCCGAAAGAAAAAACTGGCCCCCGGCAAGGAAGCTGAAATAGAAATCGTTTTGGACAAAGCTCCGCCGGCTGGCGAATTCGGAACTTCCTTTACGGTGGTTTGCGACGACCAAAAGAAAAGTCGGTTTTCAATCCCGATTCAGGGATTTTACGTTTCGCCCAAATAG